Proteins found in one Candidatus Bathyarchaeia archaeon genomic segment:
- a CDS encoding GIY-YIG nuclease family protein, whose protein sequence is MIEGIALEYVGKVKELLGGRSFNFRNVVSSEVPNEPGVYVIFNERDEIIYVGRTKNLRRRLLGDHKRGNIREASLGRL, encoded by the coding sequence TTGATTGAGGGTATTGCGTTAGAGTATGTTGGAAAGGTTAAGGAGCTTTTAGGTGGCAGAAGCTTTAATTTTAGAAACGTTGTTTCAAGCGAGGTTCCCAATGAGCCCGGAGTTTACGTGATTTTTAATGAACGGGATGAAATAATTTATGTTGGAAGAACTAAAAACCTTCGTAGACGTTTGTTGGGAGATCATAAGAGAGGGAATATTAGGGAAGCCAGTTTAGGAAGGCTCTGA
- a CDS encoding CS domain-containing protein translates to MPHHYYRFGPFGFGFWHPEWWEFGLLDVDKTADEVIMTLRIPKDVKKEDIKVEFREGQIRIRFPRRRGGAWETIPIE, encoded by the coding sequence TTGCCCCATCATTATTATAGGTTTGGACCTTTTGGCTTTGGTTTTTGGCATCCTGAGTGGTGGGAGTTTGGCTTGTTGGATGTGGATAAGACGGCTGACGAGGTAATCATGACTTTAAGGATTCCAAAGGATGTTAAAAAAGAGGACATCAAGGTAGAATTTAGGGAAGGCCAAATAAGGATCAGGTTTCCAAGAAGGCGAGGAGGCGCCTGGGAAACAATTCCAATAGAATAA
- a CDS encoding DNA polymerase domain-containing protein, which produces MNDWKNSFRRLKAVKGWILDVYPSGPNQITVWIISENGERVKLVDKYVHRIYVAGDHAALKEITRKIIGSGSVADFRFVEKYADFMEASKKTVLEIDMTDYGRTPHFARKLLRLGGYVKYQLYNVDVPIAQAYLYERDIFPLAKVLAYEKGGQIGYELLDSVESCQYELPPLRSMWLRMNVKKESPVVSFQDKIRNVTLQFNGQSLNLDGDEADIILKTVETVRLIDPDIIYTEGGDSFVFPYMAYRAFVNGVLNEFILSREEIPLKAKKVRGRSYFSYGRVYYKAPLRRLYGRIHIDVNNTFIYSASGLEGLIEVSRTCRVPLHRAARASIGSIMTSLQLYTAWKDEILIPWKKREPESFKTGWELLVADRGGFIFEPKLGFHTDVVEVDFTSMFPMLMLTRNISAETVLCKCCPDSRLRVPELGYHICEKRRGIVPKTLDLLLRKRLEYKRMVKETSDPSLGKIFDMRQSALKWILVTCFGYLGYRNARFGKVDAHIAVCAFARDALLKTARLAEEHGFEVVHGIVDSLWIKKPGVNPREVVDFCREAERMVNVPLNVEGKYRWIVFLPSKIHPETPVLNRYYGVFEDGRIKMRGIEARRSDTPRIIKQAQLEMIESLSTAKNFEEFLKRIPESLKVITKYAGKILEGRVTAEDMLITKRLSKHPQEYTHEVFQAIAAKQLMAAGFDVYPGQTIQYIIVDEDNKSPYNRVKAFPLIGSKLKYDAQKYLMLLFEAGETLLGVLGYNSATIRDLSLRHEKQLVLS; this is translated from the coding sequence TTGAACGACTGGAAAAACAGCTTCAGAAGGCTTAAAGCGGTTAAAGGCTGGATTCTAGACGTCTACCCCTCAGGGCCGAATCAGATAACTGTATGGATCATAAGCGAAAACGGGGAACGCGTCAAGCTGGTCGACAAATATGTGCATAGGATCTACGTTGCTGGCGACCACGCTGCCTTGAAAGAGATAACAAGAAAAATAATTGGCAGCGGATCCGTGGCCGACTTTCGCTTTGTGGAAAAATATGCAGACTTCATGGAAGCCTCTAAAAAGACGGTTTTAGAGATCGACATGACTGATTATGGTCGGACACCACATTTTGCAAGGAAACTTCTCCGTTTGGGCGGATACGTAAAATACCAACTTTATAATGTTGACGTCCCGATAGCCCAAGCATACCTCTACGAAAGGGACATTTTCCCATTAGCTAAAGTTTTGGCCTACGAGAAGGGCGGGCAAATCGGCTATGAGCTATTAGATTCCGTTGAAAGTTGCCAGTATGAACTGCCGCCTTTACGCTCCATGTGGCTTAGAATGAACGTTAAGAAAGAGTCTCCCGTTGTTAGTTTTCAAGACAAGATTAGAAATGTTACCCTACAGTTTAACGGCCAGTCATTAAATTTAGACGGAGACGAAGCTGACATAATCCTAAAAACGGTTGAAACAGTTCGACTGATAGACCCCGATATAATCTACACTGAGGGAGGGGATTCCTTCGTATTCCCATACATGGCCTACAGGGCTTTTGTGAACGGTGTTCTAAACGAGTTCATTTTAAGTAGAGAGGAAATACCCCTCAAAGCGAAAAAGGTGAGGGGTAGAAGCTACTTCTCATATGGCCGCGTTTATTACAAAGCCCCTTTAAGAAGGCTTTACGGCCGAATTCACATAGACGTCAACAACACTTTCATCTACTCCGCCAGCGGACTTGAAGGTCTAATAGAGGTTTCAAGGACATGTCGTGTTCCGCTTCATAGGGCAGCTAGGGCGTCCATAGGCAGCATAATGACGTCTCTCCAGCTTTACACGGCTTGGAAGGATGAAATCCTAATACCCTGGAAGAAGAGGGAGCCGGAATCCTTCAAAACAGGATGGGAGCTGCTGGTTGCCGATAGGGGAGGCTTCATCTTCGAACCAAAGCTGGGCTTTCACACCGATGTAGTGGAAGTAGACTTTACTTCCATGTTTCCAATGCTCATGCTTACGCGAAACATATCCGCCGAAACTGTGCTGTGCAAATGCTGCCCTGACTCCAGGTTGAGGGTTCCTGAGCTTGGCTACCACATATGTGAAAAAAGGAGGGGGATCGTGCCGAAAACACTGGACCTCCTCTTGCGGAAACGATTAGAATACAAACGCATGGTCAAAGAAACTTCTGATCCCAGTCTTGGAAAAATTTTTGACATGAGGCAGTCTGCATTAAAATGGATTCTTGTCACGTGCTTCGGGTATTTGGGCTATAGGAACGCTCGCTTTGGCAAGGTAGACGCCCACATAGCTGTCTGTGCCTTCGCACGAGATGCGCTTTTGAAAACCGCGAGATTGGCTGAGGAACATGGCTTCGAAGTTGTCCACGGAATAGTTGATTCGTTGTGGATTAAAAAGCCTGGAGTAAATCCAAGGGAAGTTGTAGACTTTTGCCGCGAAGCGGAGAGGATGGTGAATGTTCCATTAAATGTTGAGGGCAAATACCGTTGGATAGTCTTCCTGCCGTCAAAGATTCACCCGGAAACACCAGTGTTAAACAGATACTATGGCGTCTTTGAGGACGGCCGGATAAAAATGAGGGGAATTGAAGCCAGAAGATCAGACACTCCACGCATAATAAAACAAGCCCAGCTTGAAATGATAGAATCCCTAAGCACGGCTAAAAACTTTGAAGAGTTTCTTAAAAGAATCCCGGAAAGCCTAAAAGTCATCACAAAGTATGCAGGGAAAATTTTAGAGGGAAGAGTTACGGCTGAAGATATGCTGATAACAAAAAGATTGTCGAAACATCCACAAGAATACACCCATGAAGTATTCCAAGCCATAGCCGCGAAACAACTTATGGCCGCAGGCTTCGACGTATATCCGGGCCAAACAATACAATATATAATTGTAGACGAAGACAACAAAAGTCCCTACAACCGGGTTAAGGCATTTCCATTAATCGGTTCAAAACTAAAATACGACGCACAAAAGTATCTGATGCTTCTATTTGAAGCTGGAGAAACACTCTTAGGAGTTTTAGGATACAACTCGGCAACTATACGGGACTTATCGTTACGTCATGAAAAGCAGCTGGTGTTAAGTTGA
- a CDS encoding ParB/RepB/Spo0J family partition protein yields MEHVKESSRVEDLEIERLTLTPLTVRVNVGDLEPLAESFKLSGVLEPLLVRPSKSEPGKFEVVCGMRRFLAAQRVGLRAVPCIVKDMDDREAMEATLTENLQRENLTDFEVGRWFKLLMEKFPGEYPSQQALANKFKVTQRMVSYLVSHYEFIEQIKGRLPPNIRTRVLMLPEAMIREVKRAPEQIQDKLVHAIVRTFEKFERGEHPYPPSVRDIAAMVDSYVQSWKRRAEPPAEKLEGEKCAETPEKPPEPEAAESKVPVKPEPVKPQKEIASAPMTLPPPVPPLSEREVEATLEETIIKRREARLKREEEAVVALYKYYPESFIKDLESFCGAGTPIESIQKLAYYTVEVAWDRLSDAEKLDIIREARSWMD; encoded by the coding sequence TTGGAGCATGTCAAAGAAAGTTCGAGGGTCGAGGATTTGGAGATTGAAAGGCTTACGCTTACCCCTTTGACCGTGAGGGTGAACGTTGGCGATCTTGAACCGCTTGCTGAATCCTTCAAGCTTAGCGGTGTTTTGGAGCCTCTGCTGGTGCGCCCCTCAAAGTCTGAACCTGGCAAGTTTGAGGTTGTCTGCGGAATGCGCAGGTTTTTGGCTGCCCAAAGGGTTGGTTTGAGGGCTGTTCCATGCATAGTGAAAGACATGGATGACCGCGAAGCCATGGAAGCCACGCTTACCGAAAACCTTCAGCGGGAAAATTTGACGGACTTCGAGGTTGGCAGATGGTTTAAGCTTTTAATGGAGAAGTTTCCAGGCGAATATCCATCACAGCAAGCGTTAGCGAACAAGTTTAAAGTTACACAGCGAATGGTTTCGTATCTCGTAAGCCACTACGAATTTATTGAACAAATTAAGGGTCGGCTTCCGCCAAACATTAGAACTCGAGTTCTAATGTTGCCTGAAGCTATGATTCGCGAGGTTAAACGTGCCCCCGAACAAATTCAAGATAAGCTTGTCCATGCTATTGTAAGAACCTTTGAAAAGTTTGAGCGGGGCGAACATCCGTATCCGCCAAGTGTCCGGGATATAGCCGCGATGGTGGACAGCTACGTCCAGAGCTGGAAACGGAGAGCTGAACCCCCTGCGGAAAAGTTGGAAGGCGAGAAGTGCGCCGAAACGCCTGAAAAGCCACCAGAACCTGAGGCTGCGGAGTCAAAAGTTCCTGTTAAGCCCGAACCCGTTAAACCCCAAAAGGAGATAGCTTCAGCCCCCATGACTCTTCCGCCGCCGGTTCCGCCCCTGTCCGAGCGCGAAGTGGAGGCTACCTTGGAGGAAACGATCATAAAGCGGAGAGAGGCGAGGCTTAAGCGGGAGGAGGAGGCTGTCGTAGCCCTCTACAAGTATTATCCGGAAAGCTTCATAAAAGATCTGGAAAGCTTCTGCGGCGCTGGAACACCTATCGAGAGCATCCAGAAGCTCGCATACTACACTGTCGAGGTGGCATGGGATAGGTTAAGCGACGCGGAAAAGCTGGACATTATACGTGAGGCAAGGAGTTGGATGGATTAA
- a CDS encoding SMC family ATPase has product MLIERLELRNFEGYKQAEIDFTKGLNIITGRNSTGKTTILEAILFALYGGGPGLEKKLLVSRLQGSAGLMSVKITANMQGKRVEIIREGRLVGKEDESKRFRTERLDLMVDGKTVPIHGEEELNKKISELTGMGVKMFTTLIYSRQGELTSILEPKKEDMDLILGISIMKELTEQLDSAKKSLEKYEGRDAKTVLDMYLQQLPKTMSQIDQLAGQVNRLSREVEELEEVVTKAKSKELLELIGNIEKRDSILRKMQEKETAIISILAGRGVKSIEELNELTKHVIQKGEELKSELQQLIEEEKGIENIFNDLSSKLNKIEAFLKSQNVSSLRELEQQIASLKNECQQLNGKLREEEGRLTDIENTRNQLNGKYATLTEEVKSHEDLLSKGLANCPTCGQEIDPTVLEQIIEDKKELMGQLAQRLQEVDREYQNRRETVQRLRQSLTERSLRLNQSQKIHDEITTILDGKTIEELEKSKAAAEKDLNGIRETIKEQNEKLAKLLLEKEALEKDKNTVNTMIEERRSLEQELSESYKIIQENLRVLGLPFQPEDADLKAKIAEHLPLSLEELSKKEEELEQKKDDLKRLTSTLDGLQKEEREMKEKVALLQKRLSKVKICDELLAKIKGGIESQRERRLRRIADEALRIYETLTDQRIYKAFRINRDDYTVEVFPSRLEGYIPAKRTGGGHQTLIALAFRIALLHVLNQRSLLILDEPTYGVDSENLPQLMSYFSEAAKKLGQTILVTHYGLGEEEAANIIKVGIAPDGSSTASKT; this is encoded by the coding sequence ATGCTAATTGAACGGCTTGAACTGCGGAATTTTGAGGGATATAAACAGGCCGAAATAGACTTTACAAAAGGCTTAAACATCATTACTGGGCGAAACTCCACGGGAAAAACAACGATCCTCGAAGCGATACTCTTTGCCCTCTACGGCGGGGGACCGGGCCTCGAGAAAAAACTCCTTGTTTCAAGACTTCAAGGCAGTGCTGGCTTAATGTCTGTAAAGATAACGGCGAACATGCAAGGAAAACGTGTCGAAATAATAAGAGAAGGCAGGCTCGTTGGAAAGGAGGATGAGTCTAAAAGGTTCAGAACCGAAAGGCTTGACTTAATGGTTGACGGCAAGACTGTGCCAATTCACGGCGAAGAAGAACTTAATAAAAAAATTAGCGAGCTTACCGGCATGGGCGTCAAGATGTTTACAACCCTCATTTATTCACGGCAAGGTGAACTCACAAGCATACTTGAGCCTAAAAAGGAAGACATGGACCTTATTCTCGGAATATCCATCATGAAGGAGCTCACCGAACAACTTGACTCGGCCAAGAAATCCCTCGAGAAATATGAGGGAAGAGACGCAAAAACCGTGCTCGATATGTATTTGCAGCAGCTTCCCAAAACAATGAGCCAAATAGATCAGCTTGCAGGGCAAGTAAATAGGCTTTCACGCGAGGTGGAAGAACTAGAAGAGGTGGTGACCAAAGCGAAATCAAAAGAGCTGCTGGAGCTAATTGGGAATATTGAAAAAAGAGACAGCATACTTCGGAAAATGCAGGAAAAGGAAACGGCAATAATTAGCATATTAGCGGGAAGAGGTGTCAAAAGCATAGAAGAGCTCAACGAACTTACCAAACATGTAATTCAAAAAGGAGAAGAGCTTAAATCAGAACTACAGCAGCTAATCGAAGAGGAAAAAGGAATTGAAAATATTTTTAATGATTTGAGTTCAAAGCTTAATAAAATTGAAGCTTTCTTAAAAAGTCAAAACGTCTCGTCACTACGGGAGCTGGAGCAACAGATAGCATCTCTAAAAAACGAATGCCAACAATTAAATGGCAAATTGAGGGAGGAGGAAGGAAGGCTAACTGACATAGAAAATACAAGAAACCAATTAAATGGAAAATACGCAACACTGACTGAAGAGGTAAAATCCCACGAGGACCTCTTATCGAAAGGCCTTGCAAACTGCCCAACATGCGGACAAGAAATAGATCCAACGGTGCTCGAACAAATCATAGAAGATAAAAAGGAGCTGATGGGTCAGCTAGCTCAAAGATTGCAGGAAGTAGATAGAGAATACCAGAATAGAAGGGAAACCGTTCAACGCCTTCGACAATCACTTACTGAAAGGTCGTTAAGACTAAATCAGTCCCAAAAAATACACGATGAAATAACCACAATTCTTGATGGAAAAACCATTGAAGAGCTAGAAAAGAGTAAGGCCGCAGCGGAAAAGGATCTCAATGGAATCCGAGAAACGATTAAAGAGCAAAATGAAAAATTGGCTAAATTACTGCTGGAGAAGGAAGCTCTTGAAAAAGACAAAAATACTGTGAACACGATGATTGAAGAAAGAAGAAGCCTTGAACAGGAACTTTCAGAAAGTTATAAAATCATTCAAGAGAACTTACGAGTTTTAGGTCTTCCATTTCAGCCTGAAGACGCTGACCTAAAGGCCAAGATAGCTGAACATCTCCCCCTAAGCCTCGAAGAACTCTCTAAAAAGGAGGAAGAACTTGAACAGAAAAAAGACGATCTTAAACGGTTGACGTCAACCCTTGATGGCTTGCAGAAAGAAGAAAGAGAGATGAAAGAGAAGGTTGCCCTACTTCAAAAAAGACTTAGTAAAGTTAAGATTTGCGATGAACTGCTAGCGAAGATAAAGGGCGGAATAGAAAGCCAGAGAGAAAGGAGGCTAAGACGAATAGCAGACGAGGCCTTAAGGATTTATGAAACTCTTACAGACCAACGAATTTATAAGGCCTTCAGAATAAACAGAGATGACTATACGGTTGAAGTTTTTCCATCGAGACTTGAAGGATATATTCCCGCAAAAAGGACTGGTGGAGGTCACCAAACATTAATTGCGTTAGCGTTTAGGATAGCCCTACTGCATGTGTTAAATCAGCGCAGCCTCCTAATTTTAGACGAGCCTACCTACGGAGTTGACTCTGAAAACCTCCCACAACTCATGAGCTATTTCTCCGAAGCCGCCAAGAAACTGGGCCAAACGATCCTCGTAACACATTATGGACTAGGGGAAGAGGAAGCCGCAAACATAATTAAGGTCGGTATCGCCCCAGATGGATCTTCGACAGCGAGTAAAACCTAA
- a CDS encoding ribbon-helix-helix protein, CopG family, giving the protein MKEQKLVRNVKIKVYLTQRQKQILEKLCEVLGTSESEALRLALVNYAEKLQLLKDLRTRND; this is encoded by the coding sequence ATGAAAGAACAAAAATTGGTTAGAAATGTGAAAATAAAGGTATACTTAACACAAAGGCAAAAGCAAATACTTGAAAAATTATGTGAAGTTCTTGGAACCAGTGAAAGTGAGGCTCTACGCTTGGCTCTTGTAAACTACGCTGAGAAACTGCAATTGTTGAAAGACTTAAGAACTAGAAACGATTGA
- a CDS encoding TFIIB-type zinc ribbon-containing protein has product MKYLEGFGEQEILDILGLPPFIMERFSRKLDEYLRSKLGEVSPETLKSVCPECLEARVFFDHESGENVCVNCGLVIDVEGYDFSLSFDTTYALTSELAYGKSLGGTLGYQGIVRVLAKSPSTTELAKAGNAHLGTRARIARLITEVVEPTSLRLALRKARDLAYRYGLQSDYVFNNFVGILVKRAHYFSHIIAEGHAFAQKLPETCFWMALRRFGKENLVCRFLQENKVNHGLAVAMEELQSFLEDVRRRGRLRAKVLQAHPMLAAVP; this is encoded by the coding sequence TTGAAGTATCTCGAAGGTTTCGGCGAGCAGGAGATCTTAGACATACTTGGCCTTCCACCCTTTATCATGGAAAGGTTTTCAAGGAAGCTTGACGAATATCTCAGGTCCAAGCTTGGCGAGGTGTCGCCGGAAACCCTGAAAAGCGTTTGTCCCGAGTGTCTCGAGGCGCGCGTTTTCTTCGACCATGAATCCGGCGAGAACGTGTGCGTAAACTGCGGGCTCGTCATAGATGTGGAAGGCTACGACTTCAGCCTTTCTTTTGACACAACTTATGCCTTGACCAGCGAGCTTGCCTACGGCAAAAGCTTAGGCGGAACCTTAGGCTATCAGGGCATCGTAAGAGTTTTAGCCAAAAGCCCATCCACCACCGAGCTAGCTAAGGCGGGAAACGCCCACTTAGGCACGAGGGCGAGGATAGCCCGGCTTATAACGGAGGTCGTCGAGCCCACGTCCCTCCGCCTCGCCTTGAGAAAGGCAAGGGACCTCGCGTATAGGTACGGGCTTCAAAGCGACTACGTCTTCAACAACTTCGTCGGCATCCTCGTAAAGCGAGCACACTACTTCAGCCACATCATAGCCGAAGGCCACGCGTTCGCCCAGAAGCTGCCTGAAACGTGCTTCTGGATGGCGTTGAGGCGGTTCGGCAAGGAAAACCTCGTCTGCCGATTCCTTCAGGAAAACAAGGTCAACCACGGGCTCGCCGTGGCAATGGAAGAACTGCAATCCTTCCTCGAGGACGTAAGGCGTAGAGGAAGATTGCGAGCGAAGGTGTTGCAAGCACATCCCATGCTGGCGGCGGTTCCGTGA